A region from the Streptomyces lydicus genome encodes:
- a CDS encoding TOPRIM nucleotidyl transferase/hydrolase domain-containing protein has product MANMRAFQAAVTRWAADGTDGPARDLAESLGVRTAVLLEGLSDLAAVEALAARRGRDLAAEGVCVVPMGGAMNVGRYAGLLGPPGLGLRLTGLCDKGEQRFYERGLTRAQAPLQDICVCISDLEDELIRALGTAGVEEIFRSEGDFRAWQTFQRQPAQHGRPRHQQVRRFLGTKKGRKIRYGRLLVEALAPDRTPPPLDDLLAKL; this is encoded by the coding sequence ATGGCGAACATGAGGGCGTTCCAGGCGGCGGTCACCCGCTGGGCGGCGGACGGTACCGACGGGCCGGCGCGCGATCTGGCGGAAAGCCTGGGGGTGCGGACCGCGGTACTCCTGGAAGGGCTGAGCGATCTGGCGGCCGTCGAGGCGCTGGCCGCCCGGCGTGGCCGGGACCTGGCCGCCGAGGGGGTGTGCGTCGTGCCGATGGGCGGGGCGATGAACGTCGGCCGCTATGCCGGCCTCCTCGGGCCGCCCGGCCTCGGTCTGCGCCTGACAGGACTGTGCGACAAGGGCGAACAGCGCTTCTACGAGCGCGGCCTGACGCGGGCGCAGGCACCGCTCCAGGACATCTGCGTATGCATCTCGGATCTGGAGGACGAACTCATCCGCGCGCTCGGCACGGCAGGAGTCGAGGAGATTTTCCGCTCCGAGGGCGACTTCCGCGCCTGGCAGACCTTCCAGCGCCAGCCCGCGCAGCACGGCCGGCCCCGGCATCAGCAGGTACGGCGCTTCCTCGGCACGAAGAAGGGCCGCAAGATCCGCTACGGCCGTCTCCTTGTCGAGGCCCTCGCACCGGACCGGACACCACCCCCGCTCGACGACCTCCTCGCGAAACTGTGA
- a CDS encoding DUF779 domain-containing protein translates to MSGGEEAPAAAGCAAAEGTSRIALSAAATELLRLLHDRHGPLMFHQSGGCCDGSAPMCYPAGEFRTGASDVLLARLTVEGVPEPVGFWMSGDQFERWRHTHLTVDVVPGRGSGFSLEAPEGVRFLIRSRLFTDEERADLGD, encoded by the coding sequence ATGAGCGGCGGCGAAGAGGCGCCTGCGGCCGCCGGGTGCGCCGCCGCGGAGGGGACTTCACGGATCGCGCTCAGCGCGGCGGCGACCGAACTGCTGCGTCTGCTGCACGACCGGCACGGCCCATTGATGTTCCACCAGTCCGGCGGCTGCTGTGACGGCAGTGCCCCCATGTGCTACCCGGCCGGGGAGTTCCGTACGGGAGCGTCGGATGTGCTGCTGGCCCGGCTGACCGTGGAGGGCGTACCGGAGCCGGTGGGGTTCTGGATGTCCGGGGACCAGTTCGAGCGCTGGCGGCACACCCATCTGACGGTGGACGTCGTACCGGGGCGCGGCAGTGGCTTCTCCCTGGAGGCGCCGGAGGGGGTCCGCTTTCTGATCCGCTCGCGGCTGTTCACCGACGAGGAACGCGCGGATCTCGGCGACTGA
- a CDS encoding VOC family protein has product MSSRLHALCFDAYDPLRLARFWADFLCWERPEDSSDGITLLPGDDTGFRLCFLPAQERKTRQNHMHFDLTSTSLDDQKRVVERALELGARHIDIGQRPEEGHVVLADPEGNEFCVIEPGNSFLAECGFIGALAGDGSQEAGYFWSRALGWPLIWDQDQETAIRSPHGGPKFTWGGPPLMPKTGKERLHFDLAPPAGSDRQAEVDRLVSLGATRIGTGQGDVDRVMMADPDGHEFCVLTPR; this is encoded by the coding sequence ATGTCTTCTCGCTTACACGCGCTCTGCTTCGACGCGTACGACCCGCTCCGACTCGCGCGCTTCTGGGCGGACTTTCTCTGCTGGGAGAGACCCGAGGACTCCTCCGACGGCATCACACTGCTGCCCGGCGATGACACCGGGTTCCGGCTCTGTTTTCTCCCGGCCCAGGAGCGCAAGACACGCCAGAACCACATGCACTTCGATCTGACGAGCACGTCCCTCGACGACCAGAAACGGGTGGTGGAGAGGGCGCTCGAACTCGGCGCCCGGCACATCGACATCGGTCAACGCCCGGAGGAGGGGCATGTGGTGCTCGCCGACCCCGAGGGCAATGAGTTCTGTGTCATCGAGCCGGGCAACAGCTTCCTCGCCGAGTGCGGATTCATCGGAGCGCTGGCAGGCGATGGTTCGCAGGAGGCCGGGTACTTCTGGAGCCGGGCGCTGGGCTGGCCGTTGATTTGGGACCAAGACCAGGAGACTGCGATCCGCTCACCGCACGGCGGTCCGAAGTTCACGTGGGGTGGTCCGCCCCTGATGCCGAAGACGGGCAAGGAACGGCTGCACTTCGACCTCGCCCCGCCGGCCGGCAGTGACCGGCAGGCGGAGGTCGACCGGCTCGTCTCCCTCGGGGCGACGCGCATCGGCACCGGCCAGGGGGACGTCGACCGGGTGATGATGGCCGATCCCGACGGTCACGAGTTCTGTGTGCTGACCCCCCGATAG